In bacterium, a single window of DNA contains:
- the menF gene encoding Isochorismate synthase MenF, with protein MNPTVPSAVGLAAELPPGSVVLHEPDPGGTGKGQWWWGKSPLREVRADQPHEVLPALKSAEEAVARGKTVAGYVCYEAAAGLDRSLVTFPATAHQQPLVHFGVYDALTPLPELPALSALAPLPSLHWTQDTDEQRYHAALERIHDAIQWGETYQVNYTWRLRTAGVPDIGWPLFQHLYQRQPVPFAAFLRLGEFDLCSLSPELFFRLDGASITTRPMKGTAPRSSEAGVDAALAAGLLASEKDRAENVMIVDMLRNDLGRIAIPGSVQVPSLFTLERYVTVHQMTSTIVADTTASLSEIFRALFPCASVTGAPKVATMRLIRDLEQSPRGVYCGAIGFWQPQRRAQFSVGIRTLALHRPTGDASFGVGSGIVWDSNPADEYQECLTKGLAITGLTASRQDKPASG; from the coding sequence ATGAATCCCACTGTCCCGAGTGCTGTAGGTCTGGCGGCTGAACTGCCCCCCGGCTCGGTGGTGCTGCATGAGCCAGACCCTGGCGGGACTGGGAAAGGACAATGGTGGTGGGGAAAAAGCCCACTGAGAGAAGTCAGGGCAGATCAGCCGCATGAAGTTCTGCCAGCGCTCAAGAGCGCTGAGGAAGCGGTCGCACGGGGGAAGACTGTTGCTGGGTATGTCTGCTACGAAGCCGCAGCAGGACTCGACCGGTCGCTCGTGACCTTCCCGGCAACCGCTCACCAGCAGCCGCTGGTCCACTTCGGTGTGTATGACGCCCTGACTCCCCTCCCCGAATTGCCTGCGCTTTCTGCGCTTGCTCCATTGCCGTCACTGCACTGGACTCAGGACACCGATGAACAGCGCTATCACGCAGCGCTGGAGCGGATCCATGACGCCATCCAGTGGGGGGAGACCTATCAGGTCAACTACACCTGGCGGCTCCGGACCGCCGGAGTGCCCGACATCGGCTGGCCTCTGTTTCAGCATCTCTATCAGCGCCAGCCTGTACCATTTGCCGCCTTTCTACGACTCGGGGAGTTCGATCTCTGCTCACTCTCACCGGAGCTCTTTTTCCGCCTTGATGGGGCATCGATCACCACACGTCCCATGAAAGGGACCGCACCCCGGAGCTCGGAAGCCGGGGTCGATGCCGCCCTGGCAGCGGGGCTGCTGGCATCCGAGAAGGACCGGGCGGAGAACGTGATGATTGTTGATATGCTCCGCAACGATCTCGGTCGGATCGCGATCCCCGGAAGCGTACAGGTGCCTTCGCTGTTCACACTTGAGCGCTATGTCACTGTCCATCAGATGACCTCCACCATCGTTGCAGACACCACAGCGTCGTTGTCGGAGATCTTCCGGGCGCTGTTTCCCTGTGCCTCGGTGACCGGCGCTCCCAAGGTCGCCACTATGCGATTGATCCGGGACCTGGAACAGAGCCCCCGGGGAGTCTATTGCGGGGCGATCGGATTCTGGCAGCCTCAGCGACGAGCGCAGTTCAGTGTCGGCATCCGGACCCTCGCACTGCATCGTCCGACAGGCGACGCCTCTTTTGGTGTCGGGAGTGGGATTGTCTGGGATTCGAATCCGGCTGATGAGTA
- the pabA gene encoding Aminodeoxychorismate/anthranilate synthase component 2, with protein sequence MLLIDNYDSFTWNLVQAFWGLGAAVEVVRHDELPVSTLIEREPDLLVISPGPGRPEDAGISCEAIQAFAGKIPILGVCLGHQCLAAVFGGQVGPAAEPRHGKTSSVWHRGTGLFEGLKQPLEVMRYHSLLVKQLPREFELIAWTTEQEIMAMAHRKLPIVGVQFHPESILTPQGPALLASFLALDVASNR encoded by the coding sequence GTGCTCCTCATCGACAACTACGACAGCTTCACCTGGAATCTGGTGCAGGCGTTCTGGGGGCTGGGGGCTGCTGTGGAAGTCGTAAGGCACGATGAGTTGCCAGTCAGTACGCTCATCGAGCGCGAGCCGGACCTGCTGGTGATTTCGCCCGGGCCGGGGCGCCCTGAAGACGCCGGGATTTCCTGCGAAGCGATCCAGGCATTCGCCGGCAAGATCCCGATTTTGGGAGTCTGTCTCGGCCATCAGTGTCTGGCGGCAGTCTTCGGCGGGCAAGTCGGTCCGGCAGCGGAGCCGCGACATGGCAAGACGTCCTCTGTCTGGCACCGCGGCACCGGACTCTTTGAGGGGCTCAAGCAGCCACTGGAGGTCATGCGCTACCACTCCCTGCTGGTAAAGCAACTACCCCGGGAGTTCGAGTTGATCGCCTGGACCACAGAACAGGAGATTATGGCGATGGCCCACCGCAAGCTGCCGATCGTGGGCGTGCAGTTTCATCCCGAGTCGATTCTGACCCCCCAGGGGCCTGCGCTGCTGGCGAGTTTTCTGGCTCTCGACGTAGCTTCGAACCGCTGA